Genomic window (Chitinophagales bacterium):
AAAAGGGATTTTTAGAAAAGTAAACGACTTATAATTTTCCCGCAGACAACACAGATACTCACAGAAAAAACTGCTACAAAAATTAATGAGTTATACGAGAAAATAATACAAGAATATTTCTGCGAAAGTCCGCGAGTTCTGCGGGAAAGTAAAAAAGAAAATCAACATAAGTAAATTTTCTTTCAACTAATTGTTTTATAATGATTAATTTTAATTTATATTTAGTTGTGGTATAATATTTGAAGTTTATACTACACAACAATATGAAAAATTAAACAATATAATATGAAAAAACAATTTATTATCTTAATGTTTGCAAGCTTTTTATTTACAGCTTGTTCTACTACAAAAAATAGTGTTTTTTGGGTAAGTGGCATGAAAACCGAATGTGCTAATGGTGCAGGAAAAACTACTTGTTTAAATGTTTCTAAATCAGATAATTTAGAGGATGCCAAATGGGAAACATTTTATGCTCCTATTGAAGGTTTTACTTTTGAAGAAGGTTATTTAAAGAAAATTAAAGTAAAAGAGGAAAAACTAGATGCCAACAAAATTCCTCAAGATGTTTCTAGTATAAAATATACCTTAGTCACTGAATTAGACAAACAAGTTGACCAAAGAGCTTTAGCTCATGGCGATTGGCTACTAGCAAAAATAAATGCAGGACCAGTAAATAAAATGGTAAAATTACCTACACTAAATGTAGATGTACTACAAAACCGAATTAGTGGAAACAATGGTTGTAATAATTATACAGCAACAATCAAAAATATCAATCAAACTGAATTACAATTAAGTGTTATTGCTTCTACCAAAAAAATGTGTGTAGATATGACATTTCCTAATGAGTTTGACAAAGTATTAGCTACCGTTACTGCCTACAAAGTAGAAGACGACAAACTAACTTTGATGAATAGCAATAACGAAGCAGTTTTAATGTTTATAAAAGGAGCACCAAAAGCCGAAGCCGATTATAAGTTGAACGACATTTGGTCTGCCATTCGTATTGATGGTGGAAAGCTTGATAAAAGTGTAGCTATTCCAAGTTTAGAAATCAATTTGAGTACTATGAAAATTATGGGAAGCGATGGTTGTAACAATTATAGTGGCAACATTGAATCTATTGATGATAAAAACATAGCATTAGGTAATACAGTGAGTACATTAAAAGCATGTATAGGTAAAAATGTTGCAGACAAATACAACAGTGCTTTATCTAAAATTGCAAGTTATAAATTAGATGGTTTAATATTACAATTTTTTGATAGCAATGGTAATGAAGTATTGGCTTTCTTAAAAGCAGATTAAGTAACTTAGTATATACTTTCTAAAGATTCCGAACTAGTTTCGGAATCTTTTTATTAATACTAAATAGCATTCAAAACAGCTTTATTCTTTAAAAGTTTAAATCACTTCTTCAATAGATGCTAAAATCTACCTGTTTGATAGACCAGCAAGTTCAACAAGTAAATCTGCATCTTGTTGTTTCGTGAGACACGAACCAAGGTGTAGTTTTTCAGAGTTCTCTATCGAGTAACTCTGAGAGTGTAAAAGAATAAATAGCAAAATCTTCTAAAACAAAAGAGCAGATACCTTTGGTATCTGCTCTTCTATATTCTATATAAAAAATACTTACGATTTTACGCGTTCCATGTACTCGCCAGTCGCCGTTTTTACTTTTATCTTATCGCCTATATTCACAAATAAAGGAATCATTACTTTTGCTCCTGTATTTACTTCACAAGGTCTAAGTGTATTGGTTGCAGTGTCGCCTTTTATTCCTGGTTCTGCATACATTACTTCTAACTCAACAGTATCTGGTAGTGTACAAGTTAAAGGCATTTCATCGTCTGCTTGAACTGCAATTTTGACTATCATGCCTTCTGTTAAGAACTGTGGTGCATCAATTATGTTTCCATTTATTGCAATTTGTTCATAGGTTTCATTATTCATGAAATTGTACAAATCTCCTTCTGGATATAAATATTGATACTCTCTGTGTTCTACTCTTACTTCGTCTAATTTTGCACCAGATGGAAAGGTATTGTCTAACACTTTGCCATTGGTAACACTTTTTAGCTTGGTTCTAACAAAAGCAGCTCCTTTTCCTGGTTTTACATGCAAAAACTCTACTATCTGAAAAATATCAGAGTTAAATTTTATGCACATACCATTTCTAATATCAGAAGTTGATGCCATAAAAATTAATTTTTGATGTAACCTTCTATTAAAACTTTGCCTTTGTAGTATAAATCTGTACCATGTACATATGCTCTGTGCATTAAATGACTTTCTCCTGTAGTTTTACAAGTTACTACATTTGGTGCTTCCATCTTATAGTGCGTTCTTCTTTTATCTCTTCTTGTTTTCGAAGTTTTGCGTTTTGGATGTGCCATAATATATTAATTTAATTTATCTTTTAATTTATTTAAATCGTCCCAAATATTTTCTTCTTCCTTGTTTTCTTTGATCGTATTGTCTTCCACTTCGTGATTGACATACTTTAAAATATCTTTGTTGCAGTAGTCATATGCTCCTGATTGATCACATACTTTATGTATAGGAATACAAAGTTGTGCAAACTCAAACAACAATGGTGCTACATCTATTGCTTCTTGATTGTGATTAACATACAATATCTCATCTTCGTTTTCGTCTTCTTCATCAAAATCTGAAATGTATTTGATATACAACACAAATTGTTCATCTACGAACATAGGAAAATTTGCTGTACATCTATCGCATTCTGTTTGAATAGTTCCACTAATATCAAACGAAATTTGATGAGGTGTTGATGCTTTATCAAACACTACTTTACATTGCAGATTGCAATCTTCAATCAATGCATCTGGATATTTACCAAAGAACGCTTTGTCTAAAACAAAATCAAATTCATGACTTGCTTTTTTCAACCCAATATGAGCAATGTTAAAGTCCTTATCCTTATGGTTACTTTGGTTTAGCATTGCCACACATTTAAAACGGTTTGCAAAGGTACTACATTTTTTTGAATAATTATATAGTGTTCAGTGTGTTAAAGTTTTCTTTATTTGGGTAGTATTATTGGACTCAGAAAAGATATTTATATTTTGGGCTTTGAAGTTAATAAATTATATAATATCTAATTTTGACTACTTCATATCAAATATTAATTTGTTGTACTTTCTCAGTTTAATTATTTCTTCGCAATTGTTTTTATAAAAATGTGTGTAACTAAATTTTTTTGAACAAAACTTCTTCCATTCTGAATCAGTAATTGCCTTATGAAATGGATTTTCAATTTGATTTTCGACAAGCACTCCTTTCTCACTATCTAAATTTGCTTGATTATAAAATTTTCTTTTTCTTAATAAGTCTGTTAAATAATCAAATGACCTAATCTCAATTCCTAATTCATCTGCAATCTGATTTCTTTTTTCTATTTCAGATTCATTATATGCTCTACGTCCAATTATAATTAGGAACTTAATACAGCTATTATTTAATATGCGAGTAGAATATGTTGGTAAAAATTTTTTAAACCAGCTTTTGTTGTCAATTAAAAATCTTTTCCAATCTCTTATTTGTTGAATAGCACTATTAAAGTCTTTTGAAGGAAGTCCATTTTTATTAAAAAGTTTGCTTTGAGGTTTTTCTATTTCAATAAATTCGTAAATAAGCCCATTGCTTCTTTGATCTTTTATATTTACAAAATCAGTCTCAAGTTCGCTTGATAATTTTAACTTTGATATTGACAAATAACAGTTATAATCTGAAAAAAAGAATCCAGTATGTTCTTTTAAGAATTGATGATATTCTTTTTCTAAAAGTTCTTCGTCTAACAGTTTTTCCCATTTTGAGAGAATATTTCTAACTATTATAG
Coding sequences:
- a CDS encoding META domain-containing protein, with translation MKKQFIILMFASFLFTACSTTKNSVFWVSGMKTECANGAGKTTCLNVSKSDNLEDAKWETFYAPIEGFTFEEGYLKKIKVKEEKLDANKIPQDVSSIKYTLVTELDKQVDQRALAHGDWLLAKINAGPVNKMVKLPTLNVDVLQNRISGNNGCNNYTATIKNINQTELQLSVIASTKKMCVDMTFPNEFDKVLATVTAYKVEDDKLTLMNSNNEAVLMFIKGAPKAEADYKLNDIWSAIRIDGGKLDKSVAIPSLEINLSTMKIMGSDGCNNYSGNIESIDDKNIALGNTVSTLKACIGKNVADKYNSALSKIASYKLDGLILQFFDSNGNEVLAFLKAD
- the efp gene encoding elongation factor P, encoding MASTSDIRNGMCIKFNSDIFQIVEFLHVKPGKGAAFVRTKLKSVTNGKVLDNTFPSGAKLDEVRVEHREYQYLYPEGDLYNFMNNETYEQIAINGNIIDAPQFLTEGMIVKIAVQADDEMPLTCTLPDTVELEVMYAEPGIKGDTATNTLRPCEVNTGAKVMIPLFVNIGDKIKVKTATGEYMERVKS
- a CDS encoding DUF4263 domain-containing protein → MNIKKTYNWISLESENSIIVRNILSKWEKLLDEELLEKEYHQFLKEHTGFFFSDYNCYLSISKLKLSSELETDFVNIKDQRSNGLIYEFIEIEKPQSKLFNKNGLPSKDFNSAIQQIRDWKRFLIDNKSWFKKFLPTYSTRILNNSCIKFLIIIGRRAYNESEIEKRNQIADELGIEIRSFDYLTDLLRKRKFYNQANLDSEKGVLVENQIENPFHKAITDSEWKKFCSKKFSYTHFYKNNCEEIIKLRKYNKLIFDMK
- a CDS encoding DUF177 domain-containing protein, whose translation is MLNQSNHKDKDFNIAHIGLKKASHEFDFVLDKAFFGKYPDALIEDCNLQCKVVFDKASTPHQISFDISGTIQTECDRCTANFPMFVDEQFVLYIKYISDFDEEDENEDEILYVNHNQEAIDVAPLLFEFAQLCIPIHKVCDQSGAYDYCNKDILKYVNHEVEDNTIKENKEEENIWDDLNKLKDKLN
- the rpmF gene encoding 50S ribosomal protein L32 codes for the protein MAHPKRKTSKTRRDKRRTHYKMEAPNVVTCKTTGESHLMHRAYVHGTDLYYKGKVLIEGYIKN